GGGTACATTGTCACCACCCGCATCGCCTCCGTCTCCGACAGCTCCGCGCCGATCATCTACCAGCAGCACTGGATGCTTCTGCAGGTGCCTTACGGCGTCATCGGCGTGACGCTTCTGACCGCCATCATGCCGCGCCTGTCACGCAACGCGGCCGACGGGGATGACCGTGCCGTGGTGCGTGACCTGACGCTGGCGACCAAGCTGACCTTCATCGCCCTGATCCCGATCATCGTGTTCATGACCGCGCTCGGCCCGGACATCGGCCACGGCCTGTTCGCCTACGGCAACTTCGATGTCGAGCACGCGCGCATTCTCGGACTCGCGATCAGCTTCTCCGCCTTCACGCTGATTCCCTACGCGCTGGTCATGCTCCACCTGCGCGTGTTCTACGCCCGCGAGGAGGCGTGGACACCGACGTTCATCATCGCCGGCATCACCGCTGCCAAGGTCGTGCTCTCCATGATCGCACCGCTGGTCGCAGTCGATACGTCCATGGTGGTCATCCTGCTCGCCGCCGCAAACGGTTTCGGCTTCATCGCTGGAGCCGTCATCGGCGCCTTCCTGTTGCGGCGGAAGCTGGGCACGCTGGAGACGGTCTCCGTACTGCGCACCTCCGCGTGGGCGCTCGGCTCGGCCGTCGCCGGCATCGCCGCCGTGCTCGCCGTCAAGCTGCTGCTGAAGAACGGGCTGGGCCTGGACGTGCCACTCTTACTCAGCACCGGTCTCGGGCTCGCCGGTTTCGCCTCGATCGGTTACATCATCGAAATCGCCCTGCAGGGCCTCCTCTTCCTCATTATCACCGGTCTGGTGCTGTCACGCTCCGGCCTGCCCGAGGTGCAGAACCTCGGCCGCGCCCTGACCCGCGTGCCCGGCCTGGGCCGCTTCATCCGTCCCGACGAGGACAAGGCCCTCGAGGTGGGTGAGGTCGACCCGCGCGACGTGTCCACCCAGTTCCTGGCCGCCGATTCCTTCAACGCCTCGCCCGTGCCGCCTCCCATGTCGGCCGGCGTGGTGCGCGGCCCGCGCCTTGTGCCGGGCGCCGCCGTTTCCGACGGCCGCTTCCGCCTGATCCGCGACCACGGCTCATCCCAGTCCACCCGATTCTGGCAGGCCCGCGAGCTGTCCACGGGTAAGACCGTCGCGCTCACATTCGTCGACACCTCCGGGACAGCGCCGATGGCGCCGCCGACACCGCGCGAAGCCGCGATCAACGCCGCTGGCGTGGTGCGCCGCACCCGCAAGCTGGCCGGCCTCGCCCACCCCGCGGTGGCGGACAACATCCAGATCCTGTCGTACCGCTCAGGTGCGCTCGTGGTGGCCGACTGGGTTCCCGGCTCCAGCGTCAAGGCTGTCGCCGAAGCGGGCCGCACGCTGCACACCGAAGCCGTCGCCCACGCCCTGGCTCCGCTCGCCAGCGCGCTGGGCGCCGCCCACGAAGCCGGTGTGCCGCTCGGGCTGGACAACCGCAACCGCCTGCGCGTCTCCTCCGACGGCGTGGTCCGCCTCGCGTTCCCCGCCGTGCTTCCCGACGCCTCCCCCGAGGACGACGCCGGAGCCCTCGCCGCCGCACTGGAGCTGCTCTCCGCCGATGTCAGCTCGTCCGGGCTCGAGGAGGTCACCGCCGAGGCGCGCGCGCTTGCCGACGCCCCCACTACCGGGCCCGATGACTTCCGCGCTCTCGCCGGCACTTTGGAAAAACTCAGCCGGGCGAACGCCGCGGACGGCGACAGCGACACCGGCACGGAGCGGGGCACAGGCGACGATGGTTACGGAGAGGATCTTTTCCACGAGCCGACCGTCGAACCCGCACCCGAACCCCACGTCGAACCGGCGGAGCTCAGCGGCGGTTTCGGGCGCCGGGACTACCGTCCCATCTCGCTGCTGTTCATCTTGCTGCTCGCCATTTCGGCGGTCATGCTCATCGCAGCCCTGACGGCGTACCTCGTACGTACCCTCGGCGGCGACACCCCCAACGCTCCGATCGCGCAGCCGACCACCACGGCGCGGACGACCGCGACGGCAGAACCCACCGGGGTGGAGGTAGTCATCGGGAACCTCAACGCCAGCTTGTGGGGCGGTGCCACGGCGGCGCCCGCCCAGCTCGCGTTCGACGGTGACACCACCACAACGTGGAGCGGGACGCCCGGCTCCGGGTTAACGGCCACCACGAACCCGGGTGTGTCTTTCCTGCTCAACCAGGTCATCGTCACCGCCCCGACCACGGGTGCCGACTACCAGGTGTACGGCATCCCCGAATCGGCGGCCGGCGAGCAAGAGCTCTCCGACCTGCCCGAGCTCGCCAGCGGCAAGTTCCAGCTCGGTCAAAACTCCATCGACGTCGACCACGATGGCCGGCTGCGCGGCGTGGTGGTGTACTTCCCCAACAAGGCGGGCGCCCCGGCAGACGGGCCGGTGGAGCTGCGCGAGATCGCGCTCATCGGCAAAACGTTCTTCTAGCCACCGAGCGGTGTCACTCAATTGTGCGCCGCCCTCGCGTGGCGCCGCCCCGGCTCCGGCAGACTAGGCAGCGCAGGAGCATTCGGGGGATCACATCGGGGGACGTGACATGGAGCGGACAGACCAGCAGCTGGTGGAGGCATACAAGGCGGGGGATCCGCACGCGTTCGCGCAAATTGTGCGCAGGCACAAACCGCGGCTGGCCTACATCGCGCGGCGCTACGCCAGAAACGAGCAGGACACGCAGGACATCTTGCAGGAGGCGTTGTTCAAGGCGTCGAGAAGCATGCACACCTACCGTTCGGAGGCGGCGCTCTCGACGTGGCTGCACCGCCTTGTCATGAACACGGGTTTTGACCACGTCGCCGCCACGCGCAAGCGCTTGCGGGATGTGAGCATCGATGACACCGAGCGCGTCTCCGCCGACGTCAACCCGCTGCTTTCTCACGACCCGACGGCCGGAGTGGACCGCGCGATCGTGCTGCGCCAGGCCATTGAGGCGCTGCCCGCCGCGCAGCGCACGGCCCTGTTGCTTATCGACGTCGCGGGACTCACCGTCGAGCGGGCCGCCCGCGAGATGGGTGTGAAACCCGGAACGGTGAAGTCGCGCCGTTCCCGCGCGCGCGACGCGGTGGCGAAGGCGGTGGGCGACACCGGCGCGCGGGCCGTCTAAGCGAAGGGCCGGGCGGGCAGTACACTGGCCCGGAGAT
This window of the Corynebacterium qintianiae genome carries:
- a CDS encoding murein biosynthesis integral membrane protein MurJ, which codes for MTQQNPNQQQAGLRRRIVTPAPPAPVPVLRETPPAPVEEERDRDRSALTISPSGEALDIPRAPEPVESAAAGEGTATSNSDVVRSTGSMAVATLLSRITGFIRTVLIGAALGAPVASAFNTANTLPNLITEIVLGSVLTALVVPVLVRAEKEDPDRGAAFIRRLFTLTFTLLVVVTVLAVATAPLLTRMMLDEDGEVNVVQSTAFAYLLLPQIFFYGMFALFMAILNTKEHFRPGAWAPVANNVVSIVVLALYMAVPGVLNPATPASTSNPHVLLLGIGTTLGVVAQCAIMLPALRKLGIDLRPLWGIDARLKSFGGMALAIIAYVAISQVGYIVTTRIASVSDSSAPIIYQQHWMLLQVPYGVIGVTLLTAIMPRLSRNAADGDDRAVVRDLTLATKLTFIALIPIIVFMTALGPDIGHGLFAYGNFDVEHARILGLAISFSAFTLIPYALVMLHLRVFYAREEAWTPTFIIAGITAAKVVLSMIAPLVAVDTSMVVILLAAANGFGFIAGAVIGAFLLRRKLGTLETVSVLRTSAWALGSAVAGIAAVLAVKLLLKNGLGLDVPLLLSTGLGLAGFASIGYIIEIALQGLLFLIITGLVLSRSGLPEVQNLGRALTRVPGLGRFIRPDEDKALEVGEVDPRDVSTQFLAADSFNASPVPPPMSAGVVRGPRLVPGAAVSDGRFRLIRDHGSSQSTRFWQARELSTGKTVALTFVDTSGTAPMAPPTPREAAINAAGVVRRTRKLAGLAHPAVADNIQILSYRSGALVVADWVPGSSVKAVAEAGRTLHTEAVAHALAPLASALGAAHEAGVPLGLDNRNRLRVSSDGVVRLAFPAVLPDASPEDDAGALAAALELLSADVSSSGLEEVTAEARALADAPTTGPDDFRALAGTLEKLSRANAADGDSDTGTERGTGDDGYGEDLFHEPTVEPAPEPHVEPAELSGGFGRRDYRPISLLFILLLAISAVMLIAALTAYLVRTLGGDTPNAPIAQPTTTARTTATAEPTGVEVVIGNLNASLWGGATAAPAQLAFDGDTTTTWSGTPGSGLTATTNPGVSFLLNQVIVTAPTTGADYQVYGIPESAAGEQELSDLPELASGKFQLGQNSIDVDHDGRLRGVVVYFPNKAGAPADGPVELREIALIGKTFF
- a CDS encoding sigma-70 family RNA polymerase sigma factor translates to MERTDQQLVEAYKAGDPHAFAQIVRRHKPRLAYIARRYARNEQDTQDILQEALFKASRSMHTYRSEAALSTWLHRLVMNTGFDHVAATRKRLRDVSIDDTERVSADVNPLLSHDPTAGVDRAIVLRQAIEALPAAQRTALLLIDVAGLTVERAAREMGVKPGTVKSRRSRARDAVAKAVGDTGARAV